TGAAAGGTGTGGAGTTTGGATTAGAAGGTAGAAACCTTTGGTTAATTAAGAGCCATGTTCCACATGTTGATCCCGAACTTAATTTCTTTGGATCGGGTACAGCAGGCGAGGGAGTCGAGTTTTTTAGTATTCCTACTACAAGGACTGTGGGCTTTAACTTGAGATTGACTCTTTAATATTAGGATTATGATAGCAATGAAGAAAAAAATAATATTGGGCCTAATGATAGGTAGTTTAGCATTAGGGTCATGTAAAAAATTTTTGGATATTAATACAGATCCAAACAAATCTACTAGTGTAGAGCCGAAATTATTGTTCGGTTATGCTGTAACAGCTTGGGATGTGAATAAAAACAGTGGTGATAGCTGGATGAACTTAGGTTTTATAGGCCAGACTATTGCAAATGGAGGAGATTTTTCTGACAATTGGGGAGCATTCGATATCTACGACTTAAGTCAGAATTCGATGAGCAATAATTTTAGAATGGCTTACAGTACAGCAGGTAATAATTTGGTTCAGGCAATTAAAATTGCTGAATCATCTAGTCCTGCGAATAATAATGCGGCTGCCCAATGTAAAATTTTGTTAGCTCAAATTATGTTCGAGACGACAATGAATTTTGGCGATATCCCATATTCTCAGGCATTTGAGCCAGAGAAATATCCGAATCCAAAATATGATTCGCAAAAGGATATCTTGGAAGATCTGTTGTTAACATTGGATGAAGCAAAATCTCAAATGGATCCAACCAGTCCTTTGAAGATTGCTGATTACGATATTTTCTATTCCGGCGATTTGGCTAAATGGAAAAAATACGCTAACAGCCTAAAATTCAAAATTCTGATGGTGATGGTTGATAAAGACCCTTCAAAAGCGTCTGCAATAGCGGCATTGGTGCAGGATCCATCTCAGTTGGTTAATGCTGCTTCAGAAAATGTTAGAGTACCATATTCCACAACGCCAAACAATGAAAACCCTAAATACCGGTTATTTCTAGAAGACAATCCGTTCACATATGCAAATAAAGTGATGACGGATATTATGGTGCCTAAAAATGACCCTCGTTTATCTAAATATTTTGATTTACCCGCAGGAGAAACACAATATATAGGTGTTGAGTCTAACGTAGATGCAGATAAACATACTGCTTTATTGGGGAAATATATGTTTAGAAAAGATGCCCCGTCATTAATTGTTTCTTATCAGGAAATGTTATTCTTGGAGGCAGAAGTTTATGCGAGGGGAATAGGTGTTACAAAAGATATTTCTAAAGCAAACGATTTATATAAGGCCGCTTTAATTGAGGCAATGAGGTTTTATGAAGTTCCTCAAGTTCAAATAGATAATTATATCGC
This genomic interval from Pseudopedobacter saltans DSM 12145 contains the following:
- a CDS encoding SusD/RagB family nutrient-binding outer membrane lipoprotein encodes the protein MKKKIILGLMIGSLALGSCKKFLDINTDPNKSTSVEPKLLFGYAVTAWDVNKNSGDSWMNLGFIGQTIANGGDFSDNWGAFDIYDLSQNSMSNNFRMAYSTAGNNLVQAIKIAESSSPANNNAAAQCKILLAQIMFETTMNFGDIPYSQAFEPEKYPNPKYDSQKDILEDLLLTLDEAKSQMDPTSPLKIADYDIFYSGDLAKWKKYANSLKFKILMVMVDKDPSKASAIAALVQDPSQLVNAASENVRVPYSTTPNNENPKYRLFLEDNPFTYANKVMTDIMVPKNDPRLSKYFDLPAGETQYIGVESNVDADKHTALLGKYMFRKDAPSLIVSYQEMLFLEAEVYARGIGVTKDISKANDLYKAALIEAMRFYEVPQVQIDNYIANNLVDLRTAADPVKEIHLEQWVDLMDRPVEAFIQWRRSGPEGSEVPTLKVPFGATSGALLRRYILPSTETNSNSSAPSPIPPYYEKVWFDL